In a genomic window of Argonema galeatum A003/A1:
- a CDS encoding chorismate lyase: MTATFKVTETLTRPTSWHALTPIWQGGDAIIQLGLPHTQLAPTWQMFLLGDGSPTRHLQLLTGEKTEVDLIDMSAIGMDGDVAPEQMLVVPGPRIRRQVWLRTASGQRLAYACSWWEASHVDDYLQNRSLPIWASLEQLRTELYRDVQGLYYGHSAQLEEAFGYKGPFWGRHYLFWHHKQPLTLIYEVFSPYLTKYLGKMQVGE; this comes from the coding sequence TTGACTGCAACCTTTAAAGTTACAGAAACGCTGACGCGGCCAACCTCCTGGCACGCCCTCACCCCCATCTGGCAGGGCGGAGATGCAATAATTCAGCTTGGATTGCCTCACACTCAGCTAGCACCGACGTGGCAGATGTTTCTGCTGGGAGACGGTTCGCCAACGCGCCACCTGCAATTGCTGACGGGTGAGAAGACGGAAGTAGACCTGATTGATATGTCTGCGATTGGGATGGATGGAGATGTAGCACCGGAGCAAATGCTGGTAGTGCCGGGGCCACGCATACGACGACAGGTATGGCTACGCACGGCTTCTGGACAACGGCTGGCTTATGCTTGTTCTTGGTGGGAAGCTAGCCATGTGGATGACTATTTACAAAATCGGTCTTTGCCAATTTGGGCGAGTCTGGAGCAGCTGAGAACGGAGTTGTATCGAGATGTCCAAGGACTTTATTACGGTCACTCGGCACAGTTAGAAGAAGCCTTTGGGTATAAAGGGCCGTTTTGGGGTCGTCATTACCTGTTTTGGCATCACAAACAGCCCCTGACGCTGATTTATGAGGTTTTTTCGCCTTATTTGACTAAGTATTTGGGTAAGATGCAGGTGGGTGAATAA
- a CDS encoding Rpn family recombination-promoting nuclease/putative transposase encodes MTYDNTCKYLAEKYPEQFFRWLLSTETTDIRVLKTELTIEPIRADSVSFLQTNSSILHLEFETRAYSDPPMPLRMLDYYTRLKRQYSCAIEQVVIFLQETGSDLVFVSEYTDTNTRHRYRVIRLWEEDPAPFLANPALLPLATLTRTDSPQGLLQQVAAQAARIESIDEQRNILACADVIAGLRFDEEIIHRIFRKNVMKESVTYQAILEEGREEEALSLILRQMGRRIGTLDPQLQDRIRALSRSQLEALSEALLDFSTAADLIDWLDRESQ; translated from the coding sequence TTGACTTACGACAACACCTGTAAATATCTAGCCGAGAAGTACCCAGAGCAATTTTTCCGCTGGTTACTCTCAACGGAAACAACCGATATCCGAGTTCTCAAGACCGAACTTACCATCGAACCGATTCGTGCTGATTCTGTTAGTTTTCTGCAAACTAACTCCTCTATTCTGCACCTGGAATTTGAAACTCGCGCCTACTCCGATCCCCCGATGCCATTGCGGATGCTAGATTACTATACAAGATTGAAACGGCAATACTCTTGTGCGATCGAGCAAGTGGTAATATTTTTGCAGGAGACCGGCTCGGATTTGGTGTTTGTCTCCGAGTATACAGACACAAACACGCGACATCGATATCGAGTCATCCGTCTGTGGGAAGAAGACCCCGCACCATTTCTAGCAAATCCCGCGCTTTTACCTTTGGCGACATTGACTCGCACCGACTCACCACAAGGTTTGCTCCAACAAGTAGCAGCACAAGCCGCTAGAATCGAGTCAATCGACGAGCAGCGGAATATCTTAGCTTGTGCGGATGTTATCGCTGGTCTGCGATTTGATGAAGAAATAATTCACCGCATATTCAGAAAAAACGTTATGAAAGAATCTGTCACCTATCAAGCAATCCTCGAAGAAGGACGAGAAGAAGAAGCACTCTCACTGATTTTACGTCAGATGGGGCGTCGAATCGGTACACTCGATCCTCAGTTGCAAGACCGAATTCGAGCGTTATCCAGATCTCAGTTAGAAGCGCTAAGTGAGGCGCTATTGGATTTCTCCACGGCAGCAGATTTAATAGATTGGCTCGATCGAGAAAGCCAATAG
- a CDS encoding nuclease has protein sequence MSRIVLLDSGPLGMISHPRNHPEIKIWLANLVSSGTNVKIPEITDYEVRRELLRLNKVKGIQRLDHLINQLGYIPINREVMLKAAEFWADVRKQGQPTADNKALDADVILAAQAFTIVAQGEDVVIATSNVLHLTRFVAAKIWNEIV, from the coding sequence ATGAGTAGAATAGTATTGTTAGACTCTGGCCCACTGGGGATGATTAGTCATCCTCGGAATCATCCAGAAATCAAAATATGGCTGGCAAATTTGGTTAGTTCTGGAACTAATGTTAAAATTCCTGAAATTACCGATTACGAAGTTCGTCGCGAGTTGCTTCGCCTGAACAAAGTCAAAGGAATTCAACGCCTCGATCACCTCATCAATCAACTTGGGTATATCCCCATTAACAGAGAAGTAATGCTAAAAGCTGCTGAATTTTGGGCAGATGTAAGAAAGCAAGGTCAGCCCACAGCAGATAATAAAGCACTGGATGCAGATGTAATTTTAGCAGCACAAGCATTTACGATCGTCGCTCAAGGTGAAGATGTCGTTATCGCCACATCAAATGTTCTACACCTGACTCGCTTTGTAGCAGCAAAAATTTGGAATGAAATCGTTTGA
- the accC gene encoding acetyl-CoA carboxylase biotin carboxylase subunit, giving the protein MRFSKILIANRGEIALRILRTCEEMGISTVAVHSTIDCHALHVQLADEAVCIGEPPSSKSYLNIPNIIAAALTRNATAIHPGYGFLAENAKFAEICADHQIAFIGPSPEAIRSMGDKSTAKETMRRVGVPTVPGSDGLLTDEEEALSVANDIGYPVMVKATAGGGGRGMRLVKEESEFIKLFQAARGEAEAAFGNPGVYLEKFIESPRHIEFQILADSYGHVIHLGERDCSIQRRHQKLLEEAPSPALSQELRDKMGTAAVMAAKSINYVGVGTVEFLLDRSGSFYFMEMNTRIQVEHPVTEMITGLDLVAEQIRVAQGEKLSLTQDEVVLRGHSIECRINAEDPEHNFRPSPGRISGYLPPGGTGVRMDSHVYTDYEIPPYYDSLIGKLIVWAPDRNGAINRMKRALRECAITGLPTTIAFHQKILENPAFLRGEVYTNFVEQIMQNEEKGKGKK; this is encoded by the coding sequence ATGCGTTTTTCTAAGATTTTAATTGCTAATCGCGGGGAAATTGCCCTACGCATTCTCCGCACCTGCGAAGAAATGGGAATTTCTACCGTTGCCGTTCACTCTACCATTGACTGCCACGCCCTCCACGTCCAACTGGCCGACGAAGCAGTTTGTATTGGCGAACCCCCCAGCAGCAAAAGTTATCTCAATATCCCAAATATCATCGCCGCAGCCCTGACGCGCAACGCTACAGCAATTCACCCCGGCTATGGCTTTCTCGCCGAAAACGCCAAATTTGCCGAAATTTGTGCCGATCACCAGATCGCCTTCATTGGCCCCTCCCCTGAAGCGATCCGATCGATGGGAGATAAATCTACCGCCAAAGAAACCATGAGACGGGTTGGCGTACCCACTGTGCCAGGTAGTGACGGGTTGTTAACCGACGAGGAAGAAGCACTCTCCGTCGCCAACGACATTGGCTATCCCGTCATGGTCAAAGCCACCGCTGGCGGCGGCGGACGGGGAATGCGACTTGTCAAAGAAGAAAGTGAATTCATCAAACTCTTCCAAGCGGCACGGGGAGAAGCAGAAGCCGCCTTCGGCAATCCCGGCGTTTATTTAGAAAAATTCATCGAATCTCCCCGCCATATTGAATTTCAAATCTTGGCTGATTCCTACGGCCATGTCATCCACTTAGGCGAGCGAGATTGCTCTATACAGCGCCGCCACCAAAAACTGCTAGAAGAAGCCCCCAGTCCGGCTCTTAGCCAGGAATTACGAGACAAAATGGGTACTGCTGCTGTGATGGCTGCTAAATCAATTAACTACGTTGGTGTTGGGACTGTTGAGTTTCTTCTAGATCGATCGGGTTCTTTCTATTTCATGGAAATGAATACTCGTATCCAAGTGGAACATCCCGTAACGGAAATGATTACGGGTCTTGACCTGGTGGCGGAACAAATCCGTGTCGCCCAGGGAGAAAAACTGAGCTTGACCCAAGACGAGGTAGTTCTGCGGGGTCATTCGATCGAATGCCGCATCAATGCAGAAGACCCCGAACACAACTTCCGTCCCTCTCCCGGCAGGATCAGCGGCTACTTACCACCAGGCGGTACTGGCGTCCGTATGGATTCCCACGTCTACACAGATTATGAAATTCCGCCCTACTACGACTCGCTGATTGGTAAGTTAATTGTCTGGGCACCCGATCGCAACGGCGCAATCAACCGCATGAAACGCGCACTGCGGGAATGTGCGATCACTGGGTTGCCCACTACCATTGCCTTTCATCAAAAGATATTGGAAAATCCAGCCTTTTTACGCGGTGAAGTTTATACCAATTTCGTCGAGCAGATCATGCAAAACGAGGAAAAAGGGAAAGGTAAAAAGTAA
- a CDS encoding YggT family protein: MTTTTIASLILGSLLGIMILLFIFRIVLSWYPQIDLNRFPWSSIAWPTEPFLVVTRKLVPPIGGVDITPIIWVGICSFLREILLGQQGLLTMMATR; the protein is encoded by the coding sequence ATGACTACCACAACCATTGCTAGTTTGATACTTGGTTCCCTGCTAGGGATAATGATTTTGCTGTTTATCTTCCGCATCGTACTCAGCTGGTATCCCCAGATAGATCTAAATCGCTTTCCCTGGAGTTCGATCGCTTGGCCCACAGAACCTTTTTTAGTGGTGACGAGAAAGCTTGTGCCACCAATAGGCGGCGTGGACATTACGCCCATCATTTGGGTAGGAATCTGTAGCTTCCTGCGGGAAATACTCTTAGGTCAGCAAGGACTCTTGACAATGATGGCGACAAGGTAA
- the psbX gene encoding photosystem II reaction center X protein translates to MTPSLANFFYSLLAGLVIVVIPVIVGLVFVSQKDKIQRS, encoded by the coding sequence ATGACTCCTTCATTAGCAAACTTTTTCTACAGTCTGCTCGCAGGTCTTGTAATTGTCGTTATCCCAGTAATTGTGGGATTAGTCTTTGTTAGCCAAAAGGATAAGATTCAGCGTTCTTGA
- a CDS encoding Ycf66 family protein, whose translation MINVNFNLASMSGIVLAIGGTALYALRTWRPELSRDSDIFFSAVSLLCGGILLVYGWRFDPIMQFGQVLLTGATIFFAIENLRLRGVATEQAKRNTPIVDEERPVSRKYKVYQDAELDALAPDDEELIPRRLRGNQESRNTRNGTNGSETRRRPTNRDTSSDKLGSGETRRQRRPRPETPRPEVRDEWGDSENVEDTQPRRSGNRPPRDESRKPETASSRPRRRPVGDSGYDRERSSRNADATPSDYVDYQPIDPNDDEEDNSVNFDR comes from the coding sequence ATGATAAACGTAAATTTTAACTTAGCGAGTATGTCGGGCATTGTTCTAGCTATTGGTGGAACTGCCTTATATGCTCTAAGAACCTGGCGTCCAGAGCTATCGCGAGACTCAGATATCTTCTTTTCGGCAGTGTCTTTACTGTGCGGGGGGATTTTGCTGGTTTATGGATGGCGGTTCGATCCCATTATGCAGTTTGGTCAGGTTTTGCTGACAGGAGCGACCATCTTTTTTGCGATCGAAAATCTTCGTCTGCGGGGAGTAGCGACAGAACAAGCAAAGCGGAATACACCGATTGTGGATGAAGAGCGTCCCGTCAGCAGGAAGTACAAAGTTTATCAGGATGCGGAACTTGATGCACTCGCCCCTGATGATGAGGAACTTATTCCCCGGCGACTCCGAGGTAACCAAGAATCGAGAAACACGCGAAACGGGACTAATGGAAGCGAAACCCGTCGCCGTCCAACCAATCGGGACACCAGCAGCGACAAACTCGGTTCGGGAGAAACACGCCGCCAACGTCGCCCCCGTCCAGAAACTCCACGTCCTGAAGTAAGAGATGAATGGGGAGATTCGGAGAATGTCGAAGACACTCAACCTCGCAGAAGCGGAAATCGTCCCCCCCGCGACGAATCCCGCAAGCCGGAAACAGCATCTTCGCGCCCCCGTCGGCGTCCTGTAGGAGACTCTGGTTACGATCGCGAACGTTCTTCGAGGAATGCAGACGCGACACCAAGCGACTATGTGGATTATCAGCCGATCGATCCTAACGATGATGAGGAGGATAATTCAGTCAATTTCGATAGATAA
- a CDS encoding TolB family protein — MPRTLAQQWLNWGMGLSLAGLVVGCSQIEIPFISSSLNSGNSDEQPALSGNGRFLAFVSNRQGGRRILLYDLQQRRSIELPGLNRPGAIVEHPSLSYTGRYIVYTADDRGRPIVALYDRAIQRSQPLTLSYPGQVRNPNISPDGRYIVFESGSRGQWDIEIIDRGLNIELDKEEGRVEEGERGRVGE; from the coding sequence ATGCCTAGAACCCTAGCCCAGCAGTGGCTCAATTGGGGGATGGGCTTAAGTCTAGCTGGATTGGTTGTTGGCTGTAGTCAGATTGAGATTCCTTTTATCTCAAGCTCTCTCAACAGTGGGAACAGCGATGAGCAACCGGCTTTGAGCGGAAACGGTCGCTTTTTGGCGTTTGTATCGAACCGTCAGGGCGGGCGCAGAATTCTGCTGTACGATTTGCAACAGCGGCGATCGATCGAGTTACCGGGCTTGAACCGTCCTGGAGCGATCGTAGAACATCCCAGCCTCAGTTACACAGGTCGCTACATTGTCTACACCGCCGACGATCGAGGTAGACCGATTGTGGCACTTTACGATCGCGCCATTCAACGATCGCAACCTCTCACCCTATCGTATCCAGGTCAAGTGCGTAATCCCAATATTAGTCCCGATGGTCGTTATATCGTTTTTGAAAGCGGTAGTCGCGGTCAATGGGATATTGAGATAATAGACCGGGGTTTAAATATTGAGTTAGATAAGGAAGAGGGGAGAGTGGAAGAGGGAGAGAGGGGGAGAGTGGGAGAATAA
- a CDS encoding TolB family protein gives MKFILLSAIATLGLSACTANLSFQQLPFDAGDGTINSPAADMEPQMADRYIVFSSDRRRRQDIYLYDVVERRLIDLPGLNAQDAIANHPSISQDGRYIVFAMIRQGRSGISLYDRQTRQLRNLTNNLQAQVRNPTISADGSIIAFESSVNGQWDILVYDRSGRPLDVPTDPR, from the coding sequence ATGAAATTTATCTTGCTATCGGCTATTGCTACGCTTGGTCTAAGTGCTTGCACCGCTAACCTCAGCTTCCAACAACTTCCCTTCGATGCAGGAGATGGGACTATAAATAGTCCTGCTGCGGATATGGAACCGCAAATGGCCGATCGCTATATTGTTTTTAGTTCTGACCGACGGCGACGTCAGGATATCTACCTTTATGATGTGGTGGAGCGGCGTCTGATCGATCTGCCGGGACTAAACGCCCAAGATGCGATCGCAAATCATCCATCTATTTCCCAAGATGGTCGCTATATCGTTTTTGCCATGATTCGCCAGGGCCGATCGGGCATTTCTCTCTACGACAGGCAAACCAGGCAGTTACGCAACCTTACCAACAACCTGCAAGCCCAAGTAAGAAACCCGACCATCAGCGCTGATGGGAGTATAATTGCCTTTGAATCGAGCGTCAACGGCCAGTGGGATATTTTAGTTTACGATCGATCGGGAAGACCCTTGGACGTGCCGACAGACCCTCGTTGA
- a CDS encoding trypsin-like peptidase domain-containing protein, producing MNTKLLSLITSGVLSAGSAIGLSGINALAITSLLSANSSPAYAQDADEQINVRVYQRAGPAVVSVIVGNGTGSGSIISPDGLVLTNAHVVQNTRRTVTVVLGDNRRFPADVIAFGNNGLDLAVLKIRGVTNLPTIRLARTGSIQVGQRAFAIGNPFGQFAGTFTVGIVSRIDRERGLIQTDAAINPGNSGGPLLNGQGELIGVNTAIFTNSRAGGNIGIGFAISVDRLQPFLAAVREGRAPRVTQRQQPRTANPPQDLAFNGVPVNDRLGPGDNILPVDNSFFKVYRFEGRAGQQVVIEMLSREIDPFLILIGPNRREIAQDDDSAGSKNARIAVTLPVSGTYLLIANSYQAGESGNFILRALAGGAGGRRNRLRVENLILQQEGVLGPGASVLSSDGSFYRMYNFQGRAGQSVTITLESADFDPYLALLGPDGEKLAENNNISPNDPNSALSVTLPRAGIYRAIVNTYQPGGRGRYLLTIR from the coding sequence ATGAACACTAAACTTCTATCTTTAATTACATCAGGGGTATTAAGCGCCGGATCTGCGATCGGTCTGAGTGGGATTAACGCTCTTGCCATAACCAGTCTGCTATCCGCCAATTCAAGCCCTGCTTACGCCCAAGACGCTGACGAACAAATTAATGTTCGAGTTTATCAAAGAGCCGGTCCGGCAGTGGTATCCGTCATTGTAGGAAATGGAACTGGAAGTGGCAGCATTATCAGCCCAGACGGTCTTGTTTTGACCAATGCCCACGTCGTCCAAAACACCAGGCGCACCGTCACGGTTGTCTTGGGCGATAACAGGCGGTTTCCAGCAGACGTTATTGCTTTTGGTAACAACGGTCTCGACTTAGCCGTCCTCAAAATTCGCGGCGTAACCAATCTGCCCACTATTCGCTTGGCACGTACTGGTTCGATACAAGTGGGACAGCGAGCATTTGCGATCGGCAATCCCTTCGGTCAATTCGCCGGTACTTTTACCGTCGGAATTGTCAGCCGCATTGACAGAGAACGGGGCTTGATTCAAACCGATGCCGCTATCAATCCCGGCAATTCCGGGGGACCGCTCCTGAACGGCCAAGGAGAACTGATTGGCGTTAACACTGCTATTTTTACCAACAGTCGTGCTGGTGGCAACATTGGCATTGGGTTTGCCATCTCTGTAGACCGTTTGCAGCCTTTCTTAGCAGCAGTCCGCGAAGGACGGGCCCCCCGCGTCACTCAGCGGCAACAACCTAGAACAGCGAATCCGCCACAGGATTTGGCGTTCAACGGTGTGCCGGTCAATGACAGACTAGGCCCCGGCGACAATATCTTACCAGTGGATAACAGCTTTTTTAAAGTCTACAGGTTTGAAGGCAGAGCCGGTCAGCAAGTCGTAATTGAGATGCTCAGCCGGGAAATTGACCCGTTTTTGATTCTCATCGGGCCTAATCGCCGCGAAATAGCTCAAGATGATGACTCAGCCGGGAGCAAAAATGCCAGAATCGCAGTGACATTGCCGGTGTCAGGTACTTATTTGTTGATTGCCAACTCATATCAGGCAGGTGAATCGGGCAATTTCATTTTACGAGCCTTGGCTGGTGGTGCTGGCGGTCGCCGGAATCGGCTCAGGGTAGAAAACTTGATTTTACAGCAAGAGGGCGTGCTTGGCCCTGGTGCCTCGGTATTGTCTTCCGACGGCAGTTTTTACAGAATGTACAATTTTCAAGGTCGTGCAGGTCAGTCGGTGACGATTACGCTGGAAAGTGCTGATTTCGATCCTTATTTGGCACTTTTAGGGCCTGATGGTGAGAAACTGGCAGAAAACAACAACATCAGCCCGAACGACCCTAATTCTGCGCTTAGCGTGACTTTACCCAGGGCTGGGATCTACCGTGCGATCGTCAATACCTACCAGCCAGGTGGTCGAGGCCGTTATCTGCTGACAATTCGCTAG
- a CDS encoding succinate dehydrogenase/fumarate reductase iron-sulfur subunit: protein MQVIFKIVRQSQNTSPRFQTYQLDVEPGNTILDCLNRIKWEQDGSLAFRKNCRNTICGSCSMRINGRSALACKENIGNELARLQQMASTSNSDAAGNSSESVLEMTIAPMGNMPIIKDLVVDMQSFWDNLEAVDPYISTAGRLVPEREFLQTPAERSQLDRTGNCILCGACYSECNAREVNPEFVGPHALAKAYRMVADSRDAQTETRLEKYNQGTQGVWGCTRCFYCNAVCPMDVAPMDRIGEIKSEILAHKDAQASRSIRHRKVLVDLVKEGGWIDERKFGLHVVGNYFRDIKGLISLGPLGLRMLLKGKFPLGFEPSDGVEEVRSLIESVQELETQK, encoded by the coding sequence ATGCAAGTTATTTTTAAAATTGTCAGACAGAGCCAAAATACCAGCCCCCGCTTTCAGACTTATCAGCTGGATGTTGAACCTGGTAACACAATCCTAGATTGCCTGAATCGCATCAAGTGGGAACAAGATGGAAGTTTAGCTTTTCGGAAGAATTGCCGCAATACGATTTGCGGCAGTTGCTCTATGCGGATTAACGGTCGATCGGCTCTGGCTTGTAAGGAAAATATAGGTAACGAACTGGCGAGGCTGCAACAGATGGCTTCCACGTCCAATTCAGATGCTGCTGGGAATTCGTCAGAATCCGTTCTGGAAATGACGATCGCACCAATGGGCAATATGCCGATTATCAAGGATTTGGTGGTGGATATGCAAAGTTTCTGGGACAATCTGGAGGCAGTCGATCCTTATATTAGTACTGCTGGTAGACTTGTCCCGGAACGCGAGTTTCTGCAAACCCCCGCAGAGCGATCGCAACTAGATCGAACTGGCAATTGTATACTGTGCGGCGCTTGTTATTCCGAATGTAACGCCCGCGAAGTTAACCCAGAATTTGTCGGCCCTCACGCACTAGCGAAAGCTTATCGGATGGTAGCCGATTCTCGCGATGCCCAAACCGAAACCCGTTTGGAAAAATATAACCAAGGCACTCAGGGGGTGTGGGGCTGTACCCGTTGCTTTTATTGCAATGCGGTTTGTCCTATGGATGTAGCACCGATGGATCGAATTGGCGAAATTAAAAGTGAAATTCTGGCTCACAAGGACGCCCAAGCCAGTCGATCGATTCGCCATCGTAAAGTATTAGTGGATCTGGTTAAAGAAGGCGGCTGGATTGACGAACGTAAATTTGGTTTGCACGTAGTCGGTAACTATTTTAGGGATATAAAAGGACTGATTAGCCTGGGGCCACTGGGATTGCGGATGCTCCTAAAAGGCAAATTTCCCCTGGGATTTGAACCTTCTGATGGTGTAGAAGAAGTGCGATCGCTAATCGAATCCGTTCAAGAGCTGGAAACCCAAAAATAG
- a CDS encoding AbrB family transcriptional regulator, whose protein sequence is MTETATAALTGKALLNKVKELSHLPRRETAKRCGYYSVTKNNLDRVNLTEFYDAVLEARGIALNPEGSKDGRGREATYRVSVHKNGQIVIGSTYTESMGLKSGDEFEIKLGYKHIHLIQVDADKNGSSNGKVSVDDGDEDEEEE, encoded by the coding sequence ATGACTGAAACAGCAACAGCAGCATTAACAGGAAAAGCACTCCTTAACAAAGTAAAAGAACTCTCCCACTTACCCCGCCGCGAAACAGCAAAGCGTTGTGGGTACTACTCGGTTACCAAAAATAACCTGGATCGCGTCAATCTAACAGAATTTTATGACGCAGTGCTAGAAGCGCGGGGTATTGCTCTCAATCCCGAAGGCTCGAAAGATGGTCGCGGTCGCGAAGCGACTTATCGGGTAAGCGTCCATAAAAACGGTCAGATTGTGATAGGTTCAACCTATACCGAGTCAATGGGATTAAAGTCCGGTGATGAATTTGAAATAAAGCTGGGCTATAAGCACATTCACCTGATCCAGGTTGACGCTGACAAAAATGGGTCAAGCAACGGTAAGGTATCGGTGGATGACGGCGATGAAGACGAAGAAGAGGAATAA
- a CDS encoding CPBP family intramembrane glutamic endopeptidase produces MTVFDGTVGAMQLFFASAIALVKVMVFFLAWTVCWLPLAIPTAKALNWHPPKPLEASQKLPLLASLYLIAPLLLWGVAWLEGVSFSNYGLAWNPAVLVSVGLGLGFGAIGIIVIFGIQWALGWVNWRLEKETNLLEILLTTLLIGLLVSGIEELIFRGFLLNELQQDYSILVAAIISSLIFALLHLVWEIEETLPQMLGLWLMGMVLVLARLVDGGSLGLAWGLHAGWIWGIATIDTAKLINYTGKGSTWITGFSEKPLAGLAGILCLLGTGVVLMRI; encoded by the coding sequence ATGACTGTGTTTGACGGGACAGTTGGCGCGATGCAGTTGTTTTTTGCTTCTGCGATCGCACTTGTGAAGGTGATGGTTTTTTTCCTCGCCTGGACGGTGTGTTGGTTGCCTCTAGCAATCCCCACCGCTAAAGCCTTGAATTGGCACCCTCCTAAGCCCTTGGAGGCGTCGCAAAAGCTGCCTTTGTTGGCATCCCTCTATCTCATTGCGCCACTCCTATTGTGGGGTGTAGCTTGGTTGGAGGGCGTGTCTTTCTCAAATTACGGCTTAGCCTGGAATCCCGCTGTCTTAGTTTCTGTAGGACTGGGATTGGGCTTTGGTGCGATCGGCATTATCGTTATATTTGGCATTCAATGGGCGCTAGGTTGGGTAAATTGGCGTCTTGAAAAAGAAACAAATCTCTTAGAGATCTTGCTGACAACCTTATTAATAGGATTGTTGGTTAGCGGGATAGAGGAGTTAATTTTTCGCGGTTTCCTGCTGAACGAACTTCAGCAGGATTATTCTATATTAGTGGCGGCGATTATTTCCAGCCTGATTTTTGCCCTGCTGCACCTAGTTTGGGAAATCGAAGAAACTTTGCCCCAAATGCTGGGATTATGGTTGATGGGAATGGTTTTAGTTTTGGCGCGGTTGGTAGATGGCGGTAGTTTGGGTTTGGCTTGGGGATTGCACGCAGGTTGGATTTGGGGTATTGCTACTATTGATACAGCAAAATTGATTAATTATACTGGTAAGGGTTCGACTTGGATAACGGGTTTTTCGGAGAAACCTTTAGCTGGTTTAGCGGGAATTTTGTGTTTGTTGGGAACTGGGGTGGTGTTGATGAGGATTTGA